In Scophthalmus maximus strain ysfricsl-2021 chromosome 5, ASM2237912v1, whole genome shotgun sequence, the sequence CTCCAGTTACTCACTTGTGAGGATTTGCCGAACTGCTTTGTCAATTCTCATGTGATTGTAAAAACTGGATGTCTttggggttttggactgttggtattttatgaaaaatgtgtgGACATTCTACAAaggattaatcaagaaaataagtTACGGTTGCTGTAGCCTACAGAACACTGTCCACATTCTTTTGGCCATATAGTGTATGTATATACTATTTGATTTTCATTGAGTCAACACCAAACTAGCACCTTTTCGTTAAATCCGTTGAGTGATCCCATGTGTCTTTGAAATGTGTAAGAACTGTGGAATTGTATTCGATTTAAATCATCTGTCAGTATGACGTACGCcgttcaaaaaaatgaataaaaacgtTTTGAAAGTATTGGTGATAGTGCCTCAGACCACACTTTAATCTACAGAACACAGAGGATTCAAACCAGTTCCACTTGAAGACATTTGAGTTTATTTCCAGCTTTATCCAGAGGGTCTTCACATACATTGTTACCATCTTACACAGACCCTTCGTGGTGTTATCACAGATGTGCAAATGAGCTTAAAGAGTAGGGTTGAGATGTTGGTCCAGAGGTACTTTTTCGAAAAAGCAGCTTAAACGAATGACCTTCAGTAGCCTATGCCACAGTTAAGCTTTGACATGAGCCAAAATTACAGGACGCTGCTGTTCTTACCATTAACAATACACAGGATGTATAGAACAGACCTCAGCCAGCGACACCTCTTATCGCTAATCGTCTTTGTCCTTTGCACCGTGCTTTAAAATGCGCGTGAAAGTCACATAGTTGAAATTGCCCTTCTTGTCAATGGGGGCCTCGCGAAAGAGCTCGTCCACTTCTTCGTCCGAAAACCTGTCCCCCATCGTGGTGAGCAGCTCACGAAGGTACTCCTCCTGGATCACGCCTGTAGGGTAAGACGACGTGCAAAATTCAAATATGAGGCAGGTGGCAGAGCTGGAACATTATGTGCACCAGGTTGCTGCTGCTACCGTCAAAACAAAGCACAATTTAAATGTAACTGCTGAATGTATTTTGTCTCAGTTGACACTGACCCTCACCTGTGCCTTCCTCGTCGAAGCAGGCAAAAGCATTACGGATCACATCCTCAGGATCTGTGCCGTTCAGCTTCTCTCCAAACATGGTCAGAAACATGGTGAAGTTGATTGGACCTGGCGCCTCGTTCATCATGATCTCCAGGTAATCGTCCGTGGGGTTCTTgcctgggaaaagaaaaggtcagaTTATTGaggactgtatatatattggCTCTCATCGCCCCCCCATGCTTAC encodes:
- the myl12.2 gene encoding myosin, light chain 12, genome duplicate 2 isoform X2, whose product is MSSKRAKGKNTKKRPQRATSNVFAMFDQSQIQEFKEAFNMIDQNRDGFIDKEDLHDMLASLGKNPTDDYLEIMMNEAPGPINFTMFLTMFGEKLNGTDPEDVIRNAFACFDEEGTGVIQEEYLRELLTTMGDRFSDEEVDELFREAPIDKKGNFNYVTFTRILKHGAKDKDD
- the myl12.2 gene encoding myosin, light chain 12, genome duplicate 2 isoform X1, whose protein sequence is MSSKRAKGKNTKKRPQRATSNVFAMFDQSQIQEFKEAFNMIDQNRDGFIDKEDLHDMLASLGKNPTDDYLEIMMNEAPGPINFTMFLTMFGEKLNGTDPEDVIRNAFACFDEEGTGEGVIQEEYLRELLTTMGDRFSDEEVDELFREAPIDKKGNFNYVTFTRILKHGAKDKDD